A genomic segment from Chitinophaga niabensis encodes:
- a CDS encoding DegT/DnrJ/EryC1/StrS family aminotransferase: MPNKEIGRRKFIGTFTAVSLAGMIPASLQVFAGPKVSDKLAVLGGEPVRSKTKKWPKWPHVDDRMIEEIVKTTKSGKWSRINAPVDGTVVTFEKQFASITGAKFCIGTGSGTQALAICVEALGIGPGDEVITSPYTDFGTVSAILTSRALPVLADLDPASYQMDPDDVQRKITSATKAIMPVHMMGLAADMDRFMAMAQKHKLKVIEDACQAALAKFRGKTLGTIGDLGCISFQASKAIACGEGGAILGNDEQLMDECFTVHNHGTTRKGKHTTIGPKNRMNEFEGAILIGQLPTAVERFEIRNKNVAYLNEKLKGFKGLVPQKRYTGTESGGYYNYAMSYKSEHFGGATRQQFLKAIAAEGVPFSPYIPNGLHREAWIDHILSLNEYKKMFPAARLKQYREQMAALPGCDTVCAEMVAMHGSGNLLGTTADMDDIINAVMKVYEQREQLKNI; this comes from the coding sequence ATGCCTAACAAAGAGATCGGTCGCCGTAAATTCATTGGTACATTCACCGCAGTTTCTCTTGCAGGAATGATACCCGCTTCTTTACAGGTCTTTGCTGGCCCTAAGGTCAGTGATAAACTCGCCGTATTAGGTGGCGAGCCCGTAAGGTCTAAAACAAAGAAGTGGCCAAAGTGGCCACATGTGGATGACAGGATGATTGAAGAAATTGTGAAAACCACCAAAAGCGGAAAATGGAGCAGGATCAATGCTCCGGTGGATGGAACGGTAGTGACCTTTGAAAAACAATTTGCCAGCATCACCGGTGCTAAATTCTGCATCGGCACAGGCTCCGGCACACAGGCATTGGCCATTTGCGTAGAGGCCTTAGGTATTGGTCCCGGCGATGAAGTGATCACTTCACCCTATACGGATTTTGGTACCGTATCTGCTATCCTCACCAGCAGGGCATTACCTGTACTGGCTGATCTCGATCCCGCTTCCTATCAAATGGATCCTGACGATGTACAACGTAAGATCACCTCTGCTACAAAAGCGATCATGCCCGTACATATGATGGGCCTCGCTGCTGATATGGACAGGTTCATGGCCATGGCACAAAAGCATAAACTGAAAGTGATCGAAGATGCCTGCCAGGCTGCACTCGCTAAATTCCGTGGCAAAACATTAGGTACAATCGGAGACCTGGGCTGCATCAGTTTCCAGGCCAGTAAAGCTATCGCCTGCGGAGAAGGCGGTGCCATTTTAGGCAATGATGAACAACTGATGGACGAGTGTTTTACCGTACACAATCATGGCACTACACGGAAAGGAAAACATACAACTATCGGTCCTAAGAACAGGATGAATGAATTTGAAGGCGCTATCCTCATTGGCCAGTTGCCTACAGCGGTAGAGCGTTTTGAAATACGGAACAAGAACGTGGCTTACCTGAATGAAAAGCTGAAAGGATTCAAAGGCCTGGTACCACAAAAAAGATATACTGGCACAGAAAGCGGTGGCTATTATAATTACGCCATGTCTTATAAGTCCGAACATTTTGGAGGCGCTACCCGTCAGCAATTCCTGAAAGCCATAGCGGCGGAAGGTGTTCCGTTCAGCCCGTATATTCCTAACGGCCTGCACAGGGAGGCATGGATAGATCATATCCTTTCTTTAAATGAATACAAAAAGATGTTCCCCGCCGCACGTTTAAAACAATACAGGGAACAGATGGCTGCACTACCAGGTTGCGATACCGTATGCGCAGAAATGGTAGCCATGCATGGTTCCGGTAACCTGCTCGGCACCACTGCAGATATGGACGATATTATTAACGCTGTTATGAAAGTATATGAGCAGCGGGAACAACTGAAGAATATATGA
- a CDS encoding amidohydrolase family protein, whose product MSNSMNRRNFVRNMATSASGIILGGSMLAAADATAAVPPSSPEGRIRKMLGYRKLDAHVHLGLSADLPEVNVDFADRLAIDKMFLSKPVTRGLGTPDEFRACNDVILAAMKKYPNKLAGMLTLNPQYGKESLEEIKRCVGEGMIGVKVYYQVKINDPLFYPIVEKLIDLKMIMLMHAEATLGIAGYRMKYDQKIKPQVSLPENFVEIAARYPEAMFQYAHTGGGPDWEYACKCLRNSPNVYVDVSGSNNENNMVEFAVATLGIDRVFFGSDNMYYQSVGKIMDARLTEEQKKKIFFDNYNNILKKGGYHVN is encoded by the coding sequence ATGTCAAATTCAATGAACAGGCGGAACTTCGTCAGGAACATGGCGACATCTGCTTCCGGTATCATCCTGGGAGGCAGTATGCTGGCCGCAGCAGATGCAACTGCTGCTGTGCCACCGTCTTCTCCGGAAGGCCGGATCAGGAAAATGTTAGGGTACCGGAAATTAGATGCGCATGTACACCTGGGCCTTTCTGCAGACCTGCCGGAAGTAAATGTGGATTTTGCGGACAGGTTGGCAATAGATAAAATGTTCCTCTCAAAACCAGTGACCAGGGGTTTGGGCACGCCGGATGAATTCCGCGCATGCAACGATGTGATCCTGGCAGCCATGAAAAAGTATCCAAATAAACTGGCTGGCATGCTCACCCTTAACCCGCAGTATGGAAAGGAATCCCTGGAAGAAATAAAACGTTGTGTAGGAGAAGGTATGATAGGGGTGAAGGTATATTACCAGGTAAAGATCAACGATCCTTTGTTTTATCCCATCGTGGAAAAACTGATAGACCTGAAAATGATCATGCTGATGCATGCGGAGGCTACGCTGGGTATTGCCGGTTACCGTATGAAGTATGATCAGAAGATCAAACCACAGGTTTCCCTCCCGGAGAATTTTGTGGAGATAGCCGCAAGGTACCCCGAGGCCATGTTCCAGTATGCACATACCGGCGGCGGCCCTGATTGGGAATATGCCTGCAAGTGCCTGCGCAATAGTCCTAATGTATATGTGGATGTTTCCGGCAGCAATAATGAAAATAATATGGTGGAGTTTGCCGTGGCCACATTGGGTATAGACAGGGTGTTCTTTGGCTCGGATAACATGTATTACCAGTCTGTGGGTAAGATCATGGACGCCCGTTTAACAGAGGAACAGAAAAAGAAGATCTTCTTCGATAATTACAATAACATCCTGAAAAAAGGAGGCTATCATGTTAATTGA
- a CDS encoding SusC/RagA family TonB-linked outer membrane protein gives MLRKAASWLFAGSILLLISIFAHAQDRAVKGVVNGEDGKPMPGVTILLKGGERHAITDENGRFSISAGADAILVFTFTGYEKKEVPVNGQAELTVQLAPSVTALETVVVTALGLERKKKTLTYSTQGVSAKELTEARELNMVNALQGKVAGLNISSGSSGVGSQARVILRGNRSISGNSQPLYVIDGVVTRASPADINTDNIASLNVLKGANAAALYGSAGQNGVIVIETKKGRQGVNVSLNSTYMVETPIHSTPFQYEYGQGVSGTFLKTSESSWGPKMDGRMVDTWSLDPADAGKQYSYLPDRKARENVFNNGSNFATNLSVSTGTEKSKTLFTYTHTSGDGVLPGNELSRHNAAIRVTNQLTKKLTLDTKLDYMKQKISNQLDEGESSFNPLRQIATMPSSIRDQELTHFEYKDPVLGVMKQNYWSPGTVTGANPYWALLRNLRYNKVDRLMGLVSLSYQFTEEFRVMVRGSFDGENNSSEEKSYYGTYRDPSGRYAVGKGSALLLNGDFLLSYKKQLNKDWSLGANAGGEIRNTTGDLLTANTGTGMSVPNFFALSNISLAPVAGYTPVVEMETQSLYANAQVGWKDAIFLELTGRNDWSSTLAANNRSYFYPSAGISAVLSELVKLPQTITYLKLRGSLAQVGNGASPGLLQRFAASAPGGNLGYLSLSSTLPNKNLKPEITRSTEVGLELRLLHDRISLDVTAYQTNTSNQIFLQALPVGSGALSLYTNGGDVRNKGIEVILNTTPIRSGNFSWDLNFNFAKNDNVVLELSDAIPSLIVGGDTYMRNFVLEEGRPFGQIYGKGFVRDSKGRVLVGTNGLPQTTPGKTVLLGNVNPDWTGGISTSFAYKNWSAGIVISHKQGGDIASFTDAILYGEGLTEATLQGRDGGLLFGKNILTEYASAKPDGSENDKAVNAQQLWQFLGGRTAPVGEMFMRKATNTRLREFTLGYQLPSSLFNRGPLAAIQVSLVGRNLFFIHRDAKGLDPDYTQGTGTISEGFQSFALPPSRSFGANIKINFK, from the coding sequence ATGTTACGCAAAGCCGCATCATGGCTTTTCGCAGGAAGCATATTGCTCCTGATCTCCATATTTGCTCATGCACAGGACCGGGCCGTTAAAGGAGTGGTAAATGGGGAAGATGGTAAACCCATGCCGGGTGTAACCATTCTCCTGAAAGGAGGAGAGCGCCATGCTATTACGGATGAGAATGGCCGTTTTAGTATCAGCGCAGGGGCAGATGCCATCCTGGTTTTCACTTTTACGGGGTACGAGAAAAAAGAAGTACCGGTAAATGGCCAGGCGGAACTAACCGTTCAACTGGCGCCTTCTGTTACTGCACTGGAAACAGTAGTGGTAACTGCACTGGGCCTGGAACGTAAAAAGAAAACACTCACTTACAGTACACAGGGCGTAAGTGCCAAAGAACTCACGGAAGCCAGAGAGCTCAATATGGTGAATGCCCTGCAGGGTAAAGTAGCCGGTTTGAATATCAGTTCCGGTTCCAGCGGAGTAGGTTCACAGGCAAGGGTGATCCTGCGTGGTAACAGATCTATCAGTGGTAACAGCCAGCCTTTATATGTGATAGATGGTGTAGTTACCCGTGCCAGCCCTGCTGATATCAATACAGATAACATCGCTTCCCTGAACGTGCTGAAAGGTGCAAACGCTGCTGCACTATATGGCAGCGCAGGGCAGAACGGTGTGATCGTGATTGAAACAAAAAAAGGAAGACAAGGTGTGAATGTAAGCCTGAACTCCACTTACATGGTGGAAACACCTATTCATTCCACCCCTTTTCAATATGAATACGGGCAAGGCGTCTCTGGTACTTTCCTGAAAACTTCTGAATCTTCCTGGGGTCCGAAAATGGATGGCCGCATGGTAGATACCTGGTCACTCGATCCTGCTGATGCAGGAAAACAATACAGTTACCTGCCAGACAGAAAAGCCCGTGAGAATGTATTCAATAACGGCAGCAACTTCGCTACCAATCTTTCTGTAAGCACCGGCACGGAGAAATCCAAAACCCTCTTCACTTATACCCATACCAGTGGAGACGGTGTATTGCCCGGTAACGAGCTTTCCCGCCACAATGCAGCAATACGTGTCACTAACCAACTCACAAAAAAACTAACGCTGGATACCAAGCTGGATTACATGAAGCAAAAGATCAGCAACCAGCTGGATGAAGGAGAGTCTTCTTTTAACCCGCTCCGCCAGATCGCTACCATGCCTTCCAGTATCAGGGACCAGGAGCTCACCCATTTTGAATATAAGGATCCCGTGCTGGGCGTGATGAAGCAGAATTACTGGAGCCCGGGTACAGTTACAGGTGCTAATCCTTACTGGGCATTGTTGCGTAATCTGCGCTATAATAAAGTAGACCGCCTGATGGGACTGGTATCCCTTTCTTACCAGTTTACAGAAGAATTCCGTGTAATGGTACGTGGATCTTTCGACGGAGAGAATAATTCATCCGAAGAAAAATCCTATTACGGCACTTACCGCGATCCCTCCGGAAGATATGCCGTAGGGAAAGGTTCTGCATTATTGCTGAATGGCGACTTCCTGCTGAGCTATAAAAAACAATTGAACAAAGATTGGTCGCTGGGCGCTAACGCCGGTGGTGAAATAAGGAATACCACTGGAGATCTGCTGACCGCCAATACCGGAACAGGTATGAGCGTACCTAATTTCTTTGCATTATCAAATATCTCATTAGCCCCCGTTGCCGGTTACACGCCAGTGGTGGAAATGGAAACACAGTCCCTGTATGCAAATGCACAAGTAGGGTGGAAAGATGCCATCTTCCTGGAATTAACGGGCAGGAATGATTGGAGTTCTACCCTGGCAGCAAACAACCGTTCGTATTTTTATCCTTCGGCGGGTATTAGTGCAGTGCTGTCAGAACTGGTGAAGCTGCCGCAAACCATCACTTACCTGAAACTGAGAGGTTCCCTAGCACAAGTGGGTAACGGTGCTTCACCCGGACTGTTACAACGTTTCGCAGCCAGCGCCCCTGGAGGCAACCTGGGTTATTTATCACTCAGCTCCACTTTACCCAATAAAAACCTGAAACCGGAAATAACCCGTTCTACAGAAGTTGGTCTTGAACTACGTCTCTTGCATGATCGTATAAGCCTGGATGTTACAGCCTATCAGACTAATACCAGTAACCAGATATTCCTGCAGGCATTACCTGTTGGAAGTGGCGCCCTGAGTTTATACACCAATGGGGGTGATGTAAGGAATAAAGGAATTGAAGTGATCCTGAACACTACACCCATAAGGTCCGGCAATTTCTCCTGGGACCTCAACTTCAATTTCGCTAAGAACGATAACGTGGTACTGGAACTCTCCGATGCCATCCCTTCCCTGATAGTGGGTGGTGACACCTACATGCGAAATTTTGTGCTGGAAGAAGGCCGCCCTTTCGGACAGATCTATGGTAAAGGTTTTGTGCGGGACAGCAAAGGCCGTGTGCTTGTAGGCACAAATGGTCTTCCGCAGACCACACCGGGAAAAACAGTATTACTGGGAAATGTAAACCCTGACTGGACAGGCGGCATTTCCACTTCCTTCGCTTATAAGAACTGGAGTGCAGGCATTGTGATCAGCCACAAGCAGGGAGGAGATATTGCTTCTTTCACAGATGCCATCCTTTATGGGGAAGGCTTAACAGAAGCCACGCTGCAAGGCAGGGATGGTGGTTTGTTATTTGGAAAGAACATCCTCACCGAATATGCTTCTGCTAAACCGGATGGATCAGAAAATGATAAAGCAGTGAATGCACAGCAACTCTGGCAATTCCTGGGAGGAAGAACAGCACCTGTCGGAGAAATGTTCATGCGTAAAGCTACCAATACCAGGCTGCGGGAATTCACGCTGGGATACCAGTTACCATCTTCTCTTTTCAACAGGGGGCCACTGGCAGCCATACAGGTATCCCTGGTAGGCAGGAACCTTTTCTTCATCCACAGGGATGCAAAAGGGCTTGATCCTGATTACACACAAGGTACCGGAACTATTTCTGAAGGTTTCCAGTCGTTTGCCTTGCCGCCTTCCCGTTCATTTGGGGCCAATATTAAGATCAACTTTAAATAG
- a CDS encoding amidohydrolase family protein produces the protein MLIDINSFVGHWPFKRLHSNNCEGLLGRMNEYGVDLSLVTNIHGIFYKNTQSANEELMEEIRSKKAYKDRFMPFGIINPIYAGWKDDFKTCVEKFGMKAIRVFPGYHDYEIDDPNLIELTKMARDKDVAIVLTMRMVDVRQRSWMDLPKEWALKDYLPLLKAVPDARYMLMNLATGIALSPEEEALVKSSNVLFDTSGRHIVNFASVFKRFGKERFAFGTHFPILDYYTGLLRIESLRKEEATEADKALFCSGNVSRFLKL, from the coding sequence ATGTTAATTGATATTAATTCGTTTGTGGGCCACTGGCCTTTCAAACGCCTGCATAGTAATAATTGCGAGGGCCTGCTTGGCAGGATGAATGAATACGGAGTTGATCTTTCCCTCGTTACCAATATCCATGGCATATTCTATAAGAATACCCAGTCCGCCAACGAAGAGCTGATGGAGGAGATCCGTTCAAAGAAAGCATATAAGGACCGTTTCATGCCTTTCGGCATCATCAATCCCATTTATGCCGGCTGGAAGGATGATTTTAAAACATGTGTGGAAAAGTTCGGGATGAAGGCCATCCGCGTGTTTCCCGGGTACCACGATTACGAAATAGACGATCCCAACCTGATCGAACTAACCAAAATGGCCAGGGATAAAGATGTGGCCATTGTACTCACCATGCGTATGGTGGATGTGCGCCAGCGTTCCTGGATGGACCTGCCCAAAGAGTGGGCCTTAAAAGATTACCTGCCATTGCTCAAAGCAGTGCCGGACGCCAGGTACATGCTGATGAACCTGGCCACAGGCATAGCTCTTAGCCCGGAAGAAGAAGCCCTGGTGAAAAGTTCCAATGTGCTGTTCGATACTTCCGGCCGCCATATCGTGAACTTTGCCTCTGTTTTTAAACGTTTCGGGAAAGAGCGGTTTGCCTTTGGCACCCACTTCCCCATACTGGATTATTACACCGGCCTGCTGAGGATCGAGTCTTTGCGGAAAGAGGAGGCTACCGAGGCTGATAAGGCCCTGTTCTGTTCCGGCAACGTCAGCAGGTTCCTGAAGTTATAA
- a CDS encoding LacI family DNA-binding transcriptional regulator, giving the protein MKLSNKDKDNRNNQLSGIKEIARRANVSIATVDRVIHNRTGIAKKTKEKILDIIKELNYQPNIHARRLALAKQFRIATLIPQRSKETSYWEGPLKGIDTASAEISQYGVVLEKFFYDQDSISSFQQQSQLVLKSKPDGILLAPSFIEESVSFVQKCQKQNIPYVLMDSDLPVEGSLAYIGPQLNASGNLSAHLISYLIGKNDSILIVNISKELDGQHHLLKKEEGFRNYFRTHRWDNKILKININKTDPKSIEKGLSTVFKENQGIKVVFVTNSRVSNVAAFVKDLDRKVILVGYDFVNENIEYIEKGVIDFLICQKPLEQAYKGVMTLYQHLAASAPVEKVTFMPIDIITRENYKFYNY; this is encoded by the coding sequence ATGAAATTATCAAATAAAGACAAAGACAATAGGAATAACCAGCTGTCAGGCATCAAGGAAATTGCCCGCAGAGCGAATGTGTCCATTGCCACAGTAGATCGTGTGATCCACAACAGAACTGGTATCGCCAAGAAAACGAAGGAAAAGATCCTCGATATTATCAAGGAATTAAACTATCAGCCTAATATACATGCACGGCGCCTGGCCCTGGCCAAACAGTTCAGGATAGCCACCCTCATTCCCCAACGGTCCAAAGAAACCAGCTACTGGGAAGGTCCGCTGAAAGGAATAGACACGGCTTCCGCCGAAATAAGCCAGTATGGCGTAGTGCTGGAGAAGTTCTTTTATGACCAGGATTCTATCTCCTCTTTCCAGCAACAGTCGCAACTGGTGCTGAAAAGCAAACCGGACGGTATCCTGCTCGCACCTTCTTTTATTGAAGAGTCTGTGAGCTTTGTACAGAAATGCCAGAAACAGAACATCCCCTATGTATTGATGGACTCAGATCTGCCGGTAGAAGGAAGCCTGGCCTACATTGGCCCTCAGCTGAATGCCAGTGGTAACCTCTCTGCACACCTCATCAGTTACCTGATCGGGAAAAACGATAGCATCCTGATCGTGAATATCTCTAAAGAACTGGACGGCCAGCACCATTTGTTGAAGAAAGAAGAAGGTTTCAGGAATTATTTCCGCACTCACCGCTGGGATAACAAGATCCTGAAGATCAATATCAATAAAACAGATCCTAAATCCATAGAAAAAGGACTGTCCACTGTATTCAAGGAGAACCAGGGGATCAAAGTAGTTTTCGTCACCAATTCCCGGGTATCCAATGTGGCCGCATTTGTGAAGGACCTGGACAGGAAGGTGATCCTCGTAGGATACGACTTTGTGAACGAGAACATTGAATACATTGAAAAAGGGGTGATCGATTTCCTGATCTGTCAGAAACCACTGGAACAGGCTTATAAAGGAGTGATGACCCTCTATCAGCATCTGGCTGCTTCCGCGCCGGTAGAAAAGGTCACTTTCATGCCTATTGATATCATCACCCGGGAGAATTACAAGTTTTACAATTATTAA
- a CDS encoding Gfo/Idh/MocA family protein — protein MQKNQPRRQFIKQTLYAGIGAGILSQLPFQAFAGSANGEAGKRIGIIGLDTSHSIAFTNLLNNPEVGDKLKGYKVVAAYPYGSKDIETSTSRIPDYINQVKAKGVQITGSIAELLGMVDVVMLETNDGRLHYEQAMEVIKAGKKLFIDKPIANSMKDAIAIFKAAKDKNVPIFSSSSLRFTVGMEEVKSGKKIGKIIGADAYSPAKLEKTHIDFYWYGIHGVEMLFTAMGTGCKTVTRFYQDNMDVVVGVWEDGRIGTFRGTRAGKALYGGTIFGENGNATYGAYSYESLLNEIILFFETGNPPVPAAETLEICAFIEAAQKSKLNGGKPVSMQEIFRHYNYKPQ, from the coding sequence ATGCAAAAGAATCAACCGCGTAGACAGTTCATCAAACAAACATTATATGCAGGCATTGGTGCAGGCATACTTTCCCAGTTGCCTTTCCAGGCATTTGCCGGTTCCGCAAACGGAGAAGCAGGTAAACGCATTGGCATCATCGGCCTGGATACTTCTCACAGTATCGCTTTCACCAATTTGCTGAACAATCCTGAAGTTGGGGACAAGCTCAAGGGTTATAAAGTAGTGGCTGCTTATCCTTATGGTAGTAAAGACATTGAAACCAGCACCAGCAGGATCCCTGATTACATCAACCAGGTAAAAGCAAAAGGTGTGCAGATCACGGGTTCTATTGCTGAGTTACTGGGTATGGTGGATGTGGTGATGCTGGAAACCAACGATGGCCGGTTGCATTATGAGCAGGCCATGGAAGTGATCAAGGCAGGCAAGAAGCTGTTTATAGACAAACCGATTGCCAATAGCATGAAAGATGCCATTGCCATCTTCAAAGCAGCGAAGGATAAGAATGTACCCATATTCTCTTCTTCTTCCCTGCGTTTCACAGTAGGGATGGAAGAGGTGAAAAGTGGAAAGAAGATCGGAAAGATCATTGGAGCGGATGCATACAGCCCTGCTAAACTCGAAAAAACACATATCGACTTTTACTGGTACGGTATTCACGGTGTGGAAATGTTATTCACAGCTATGGGTACCGGTTGCAAAACGGTCACACGTTTTTACCAGGATAATATGGACGTTGTGGTAGGCGTCTGGGAAGACGGACGGATAGGTACCTTCAGGGGAACCCGTGCCGGTAAAGCACTATATGGTGGCACCATCTTTGGCGAGAATGGCAATGCCACCTATGGTGCTTATTCCTATGAAAGCCTGCTGAACGAGATCATCCTGTTCTTTGAAACAGGCAACCCGCCTGTGCCCGCAGCAGAAACACTGGAGATCTGCGCTTTCATTGAAGCCGCGCAGAAAAGCAAATTGAATGGAGGAAAACCCGTGAGCATGCAGGAGATATTCAGACATTATAATTACAAGCCTCAGTAA
- a CDS encoding 6-phosphogluconolactonase, translated as MIRKFKKDKLEVRLYEDRAASGSDAARCVVEKVRELLAVQPQVNIIFAAAPSQNEFLQAFREAPLEWERINAFHMDEYIGLKENAPERFGSFLYNAIFGKVPFRSVHYLNGNEQDITRYSDLLAQYPTDIVCMGIGENAHIAFNDPPVADFNDPYSVKIVELDEACRIQQVNDKCFATFADVPTHAVTLTIPALMAAKFVYCIVPGPTKANAVYNTLHGELREAVPATALREHGNAILFIDQKSGSLL; from the coding sequence ATGATACGGAAATTTAAGAAAGACAAACTGGAAGTACGGCTGTATGAAGATCGTGCAGCATCAGGCAGCGATGCAGCCCGTTGCGTAGTGGAAAAGGTGCGGGAACTATTGGCTGTTCAGCCGCAGGTGAATATCATCTTTGCGGCAGCACCATCACAGAACGAATTCCTGCAGGCATTCCGCGAAGCACCATTGGAATGGGAGCGGATCAATGCCTTCCACATGGATGAATACATCGGGTTGAAAGAAAATGCACCGGAGCGCTTCGGTAGCTTTCTTTACAATGCCATCTTCGGAAAAGTACCCTTCCGCTCTGTCCATTACCTGAATGGGAATGAGCAGGACATTACGCGGTACAGCGACTTGCTGGCACAATATCCAACAGACATCGTATGTATGGGTATTGGCGAAAATGCGCACATCGCATTCAACGATCCGCCGGTAGCAGATTTTAATGATCCGTACAGCGTGAAAATAGTAGAACTGGACGAAGCATGCCGCATACAACAGGTGAATGATAAATGTTTTGCCACCTTTGCGGATGTACCCACGCATGCTGTTACGTTAACCATTCCGGCATTAATGGCCGCAAAGTTTGTTTATTGTATTGTTCCCGGGCCCACAAAGGCCAACGCCGTATACAACACGCTGCATGGTGAATTAAGGGAAGCAGTACCGGCTACTGCACTGAGGGAACACGGGAACGCGATACTGTTCATCGACCAGAAGAGCGGGAGTTTGCTTTAA
- a CDS encoding mandelate racemase/muconate lactonizing enzyme family protein, whose protein sequence is MKTIRVVNTGAEFEREKLNGPFGFKGAYLSELWQAVSKLKTASGESAIGLATQSILYADADLFVDNTETGGNALMFVLVNEALKLVKETPFQHPVELMEKIMPALQETAGRVTGKKDLNQNFIYNALVSIDNAAWLLYAKENGITSFDAMVPAPYRAALKHHNKQIAIMYQVPYDMPMSDLVNAMKEGYFVIKIKTGFPGSQEVMLARDMERLTQIHQTLKDYRTPHTGNGKLIYTMDANGRYEKKSLLLKYLDHAKKIGALDQVLVYEEPFVESNNEEVGDLGIRIAADESVHVVADAKKRIEQGYSALVLKGIAKTLSQSLKIAAFAQEHNIPCLCADLTVNPVLVEWHKNLAARIAPFPGIGMGLIETNGDLNYVNWEKMTGYQKLAGASWMQRKNGVFELSQDFYTTSGGIYDVPRHYEEMFSS, encoded by the coding sequence ATGAAAACGATCAGGGTTGTAAATACAGGTGCAGAATTTGAACGGGAAAAGCTGAACGGGCCATTTGGTTTCAAGGGAGCTTATCTTTCGGAACTCTGGCAGGCAGTATCAAAGTTGAAAACTGCTTCCGGCGAAAGTGCGATTGGCCTGGCTACACAAAGTATCCTGTATGCAGATGCAGACCTCTTTGTGGATAATACAGAAACAGGCGGTAATGCCCTCATGTTCGTGCTGGTGAATGAAGCCCTGAAGCTCGTGAAGGAAACTCCTTTTCAGCACCCGGTTGAGTTGATGGAAAAGATCATGCCTGCTTTGCAGGAAACGGCCGGGAGGGTTACAGGAAAAAAAGACCTGAATCAGAATTTTATATACAATGCCCTGGTGAGCATAGATAATGCTGCCTGGTTGTTGTACGCCAAAGAAAATGGGATCACTTCCTTTGATGCCATGGTGCCGGCTCCTTACCGGGCAGCGCTGAAGCATCATAATAAACAGATCGCCATTATGTACCAGGTGCCGTACGACATGCCAATGTCTGACCTGGTGAATGCTATGAAAGAGGGCTACTTTGTTATAAAGATTAAAACCGGGTTTCCGGGATCGCAGGAGGTAATGTTGGCGCGTGATATGGAAAGGCTCACGCAGATCCATCAAACGCTGAAAGATTACAGAACACCTCATACCGGTAATGGCAAACTCATTTACACAATGGATGCAAATGGCCGGTATGAAAAGAAATCCCTGCTGCTAAAATACCTGGACCATGCAAAGAAGATCGGCGCACTGGACCAGGTACTGGTATATGAAGAACCTTTTGTGGAATCCAATAACGAGGAGGTGGGCGACCTGGGTATCCGCATTGCTGCAGATGAAAGTGTGCATGTAGTGGCAGATGCAAAGAAAAGGATAGAACAGGGTTATAGTGCACTGGTGCTGAAAGGTATTGCCAAAACATTGAGCCAGTCCCTGAAGATTGCCGCCTTTGCACAGGAGCATAACATTCCTTGCCTCTGTGCAGACCTTACGGTGAACCCGGTACTGGTGGAATGGCATAAGAACCTGGCAGCAAGGATAGCTCCCTTTCCCGGTATCGGAATGGGCCTCATTGAAACCAATGGGGACCTGAATTATGTGAACTGGGAAAAGATGACCGGGTATCAAAAGCTGGCAGGCGCGTCCTGGATGCAAAGGAAGAATGGGGTGTTTGAGCTCAGCCAGGATTTTTACACCACCAGCGGCGGCATTTATGATGTGCCCCGCCATTACGAAGAGATGTTCAGTTCTTAA